The sequence GGCCATTGCCGCTGTCCTCCAGCACGCAGCCGCGCAGGGTGATGTGCTCGCCCTTCTCGATGTAGATGGCGGCGGCGTTGGTCGCGTACGTGGAGGCGCCGTTGCGTCCGGTGAAGGCGCCCCGTGCGCGGCGCAGGTGCAGGTTCTCCACCACGAGGTACGCGGGCAGCGTGTCCGCGGGCGAGTTGGAGCCGCCAATCTTGAGGATGCCGCGCTCCTCGCCCCAGTAGTTGAGCTGCGAGCGCGTGGTGGCGCCTTCCCCGAGGATGACGGGCAGGTTGCCCGCGGCGTCCTTCACGCCGCGCACGGTGATGGGCGCTGCCGCGGTGCCCCGGCGACCCAGCACCCACTTCTCCGCATAGGGCGTGGAGCGGGCGTGGATGAGCACGGTGTCCCCGGGCGCGAGCGACTCCCAGGGCACCGCGCCGATGGACGTGTACGGTTGGTCGGGGCCCACCCGGTACTCGGTGGCCTGGGCGGCAAGCGATGGGAGCAGGACCAACAGTGCGATGTGCGTGCGCGGCAGGTGCATGCCGGGAGTCTGGCGCGCGCCCCGAAGCGAGGTCCACCTTCGTGTGTGCCAGGGAGTTCGCGGGCGAACCGCGCGAGGGGGACTGGATGAATCCCCGGGGCTGAGGTGTAGTTCCCATCTACATGCCCGTCTTGCGCTACGTCTTCACGCTGAACGCCGTGCGTGAGCTCGGCCGCCTGGCTCCGGACATCGCTCGTGCGAGAGAGGCAGCCTCGTGGGACGAGTGCCTTCAAGGCATCCGCGAGGCGTGCACGCTGTCGCTCGGCATGGAGTTCGACACGCTGGTGTGCTTCGACGCGCGCTCCGTGGTGCGCCTGTTCGCGCACGCGGAGCAGGCACGCATCCTCGCCCGGCTGGTGGACGAGCGGGCGCGCGCCTTCGCGGAGCGGGGCCTCTACCAGGCCGCGCTGGAGGACACCGTCTACGCGGGGCAGCTCCTGGCCTGCTCGCGCCAGCGCTTCGGCGTGTCGCGCGACGCCCATGCCGCGGAGACGCTGGCGCGCGAGCTCCACGAGCTGCCCGAGCCGGGCTGAGCCCTCACCTCACGAGGTGACGCGGGCCCGGGGCCTGCGCACGCGGTCCACGCCGCACGCCACCGCATGTCGCGCGAGCGCCTCGTCGAGCGCCGCGTCGTCCAGCTTCACGCCCTTCTCGCGCCACAAGTTGTCCACATGCAGCGTGTCCTCGCGCACGCGCGCTTCAATGCGGCCCACCAGCGCGCCCCGGTGCAGCAGCGGACACACGTACCAGCCCCATTGCCGCTGCGCGGCGGGCTTGTACACCTCCCACACGTAGTCGAAGCCGAACGCGACACGCACCAATGCGCGGTCCCACAGCACCGGGTCCAGTGGCCCGAGGATGCGCATGCGTGCGTCCGGCTCCGGAAACTCGCGTGAGCGGAAGCCCCGGGGCGCGAGGTAGCGCCGCGGCGAGCCCGGCACGGACACCTCCTCCAGCACGCCCTCCTTCACCAGCGCATCCGGCAGCGGCGAGGTGCGCACGTCGGTCAGCGTGGACCAGTGCGGCCCGGTGACGCGGCTGAGCAGGCCCGCGGCCTCCACGCGCTCCACCAGGGCCCAGCGTCCGAAGGTCTCATCCACCGGGGTGTCCGCGTGGCGGGGCAGGGCGCGGCGGGGCACGTCGTACACCTTGCCGCCCGGAGCGCGTCCGCACACCACCACCTGGCAGCGCGTCCAAAGCACCTCCAGCGCCATGGCGGTGGAGCGGCTGGTGCCCTTCCAGCCGCTCCAGTCGATGGGCACCACCGGCCCGTGGTCCGTCAGCGTCTTCGCGGAGGCCGGGCCCAGCTCCTCGACTTCCTTCAGCACCGCGTGCAGCACCGCCTCGGGCACGCGCTTGAGCCGCTCCTGCAGGCGCCACCACGGCGCCTGGATGGCGCGCTCGCGGTAGTAGGGGAAGGCGCTGGCGGGCAGCAGGCAGCGCTCCTTGGCGAAGTGCTCGAAGGCGTGGCCCGGCATCAGGTGGCGGTACACGTCGCCGCGTGCGATTCCGTCCACGCGCGCCAGCGCCACGAGGTCCGCGTTGGTGCCGATGACATCCAGCGGGTCGAGCTGGATGCAGCGCAGCGTTTTCAGCAGGGCGCGCACGCCCTTCGCGCCCGGAGGCAGCGTGGCGCGCGACAGCCCGAGCTGACCCACGAGGTAGCGCCGCGCTTCATCCGGTTGCAGTGTCACGGGAGGAGGCAGGGAAGACGGAGGCACGGCGCGGGACGTTAGCAGTCCGCCGTGCCGATGCCTCGCTCCACCACGTGGCTACTCCCGCTGGGAGACGGGCTCCTCGCCGCGCCTGCGGGCCTCCTCGTCCTCGTCGGGATTGCGCAGCTCGGGCTCCGGCTCCAGCCGGGCCTGGCGCTCGCTGGCCTCCCAGGACTCGTCGGCATCGCGAGCATGCACGCGGGCGGCGGCCGCGTCGTCCTGCGAGCCCGTCCACGTCGTGTGCC comes from Pyxidicoccus parkwaysis and encodes:
- a CDS encoding winged helix-turn-helix domain-containing protein, with translation MPPSSLPPPVTLQPDEARRYLVGQLGLSRATLPPGAKGVRALLKTLRCIQLDPLDVIGTNADLVALARVDGIARGDVYRHLMPGHAFEHFAKERCLLPASAFPYYRERAIQAPWWRLQERLKRVPEAVLHAVLKEVEELGPASAKTLTDHGPVVPIDWSGWKGTSRSTAMALEVLWTRCQVVVCGRAPGGKVYDVPRRALPRHADTPVDETFGRWALVERVEAAGLLSRVTGPHWSTLTDVRTSPLPDALVKEGVLEEVSVPGSPRRYLAPRGFRSREFPEPDARMRILGPLDPVLWDRALVRVAFGFDYVWEVYKPAAQRQWGWYVCPLLHRGALVGRIEARVREDTLHVDNLWREKGVKLDDAALDEALARHAVACGVDRVRRPRARVTS